The DNA sequence aattcatttgacaagtacttgtggtgtttatgtatcaagcaaaaagcttaaaaataaaacacttagagtcaaggctaggctcaagtgcagagcactccctcaaagctcaaggctctgagcatcaatgattgagtgaatcaaccctatacacttgagcgactagagcggatacacatccggtgagggttcgattgctcaattacatgtcttCACCTATAATCATCTCTTTTCTTGCAGGTTTgtaaattcttttcaataacTCGATTCAATTGTGGATTTAAATTGATTGTGATTGCTTTAGCCCTTTTGTTTGTATTTGTACtcttggaaattgatttattttgaccaagtagttgCATGTATGTAGATAGATTGCATATAGATAGTTTGCATGTAGATAGGATGCATTTAGATAGTTTaattgcattgaataaatgttatTACCCCTTATCTCTTTCTTGGTTTAGTATGAGGACAtacttggtttaagtgtggagaggtttgATAAACTCctattttgtggtttatcttgtgttgaatttggtgggttttatcaacttttctcacatttattcaatgaaatagcatggttttataattcTCCCTAATTTGTGATTAatagtgaaaacatgctttttagatctttaaattgctaattttaattcactttaattccattccatgccttgatatgtttattgagtgattttaggcttataaggcaaggattggatggaagaagtgaagagaaaagcatacaaggtggagaattcatgaaaaaAATGAGGATTTGCAAAACTCAAGGCCACACGCACGCATCACCCACGCATACACGTGAGAAGAAATTTTGccagcgacgcgcacgcatcacCCACATGCACGCGTGACACTGGtgacgtgacctcattaaaggcAACAcgcggggggggggggggggcaaTTTTTGAGCTTTCTAGGCctaaatccaactcatttttgaGGCTATTTGATGCAGAATTCAAGAGGAAACAAGGGGGAGAAATTAGTGTAGTTTAGGACCATGCTTTaggtagttttctagagagagaagctccctcttctctctagaattaggtcaaactctcttagatctaggtttaatttcttgtttttaattagtttttctTGCAATTTCTTGTTCCTACATCTTTGCTCTCTTAGTTTACattgttaatttctcttttatgcCTCTCTTTAGTTTTATGAACACTcttgttgattttaatttcGTTTAATGTAATTTGAGGTTTTATgttcttttcttgcttgtttgagttattgttgttaatttcttgcattgggtagttgtagattttatatttcttgcaatttatcatgctttccttttatgccttccaagtgtttgacaaaatgcttggttagaTTTTAGAGCAgtttttgagcattcttggcttggaaagagaaattgggcaatcttgagtcattaatacccAATTTAGATTGGTAATCTAGAGTGATTAGTTAGTCTTGTATCCATTAACATTACTTATGGATTGGGATTAACTAGGcttatttgactttctctcaATGCGAAGATAACATTATACCCTCTTCCGATGTTGGAGATGATGAAATAGGACTAGCTCTTGTTAATTATTGTATGATAattaatgactaggatagaaagccttaATTCTTaatccttgccatgaatgtcactttttagtatttgttatctttaattgttttctttacatttcatgcctttttaatttcttgttttatcAACCCAACACCTGTGAATCTCACaaccaataattgagcactcgattgtaattcctagggagaacgacctggGACTAATACTCttggttatttttattgggttgaacttgtgacaacgaaattaaactttgattgaggaTTGTTTATTGATTGGGAACTATACTTCGACAAGATTATTTGTGTGAAATTCCTAACCAACGAAAAACCTCTTTCTAGTGCCAGGCATGAAAGTTCCAGGCATGAAAGTGCCAGTACACCGATTTAGCCTGGAAAGCCACGTCACAGTCATGAAAGAAATCCTCAGTGCCAGGCATAAAGTGTTGATCAATGAAAGCCGAAGCATCAAACCTCCGGTCCATCACAGAAGGCATAGAACCCTCCTCCACCAAATTTTCACTGCTAGCCTCCTCCGGCCTCCTCCTCTTCGTCACCACCCAAAGTCACCAGGCCCAGAGCAGTAGGGGCACCGCCCCCAACCCCAGCCGAGGCCAGCTCCGGAGAAACAGTGCGAGAATCATCGGCAGGACGGGATGAAGGAATTGAAAGGGAAGCATCCGAAGCCACCTCCCGGTCCATGGCGGCCTTCAACCTCGCCAAGGTTGTCAAACCACCAGCTATTTCAActgaaaaaaggaaaaaagaagcATATGTCCCCAACCCATCAAAATGGttgaaaataaatgaataacaaaACACACACCAATGTAAGTGATGAATGGGATTTTTTatggtaaagaatttcacaaatgaaatctcgttgctagtatagtttctaaaccaataatAATCCTTTCTAAACCCCTAATAATcctaataaccgaagtatttaaacctcaagTCGTCTTTCAAAGAAATTGCATgatagtgttcttgttattggttatgagttgtatattttggggttttgagataggaaacatgaaaagtaaatggtaatgaaaatcaaatgataaagcggtcttggcaaggtatggtggtcaaggatctctatccttatcactaatCACAACATGGtaattgcaaggatcaatcccatcaaatcatcctctaactagtaaaggaaggccaaatgagctatatcaatccaagtccataggTCCTAGCTATCCACAAATtgaattaatgaaggctagagtcaaCGGCtaccaatcatcaatcacttgggcattagtaactcaagagttcctaagttaccatctcaagccaagaacataaaattctactttaacatccttccaagcattttatcaaacacttggaaggcacaaaaaagaagcatagtaaattgacaaaaagaatgaattctaacaacaatcaattgtaaagaattaacaagagcaatcaaggaaatcacaattaacatgaattaccttaaattgcattaaaagaaaataaaaggaacaaGAGTAGATCAACTACAAAGTATGAAAACAAATTAAAGGAGATTGCAACaagagaatagaagaacaagatATATAAATgtagaattgaaaggtagaagtagatgaaagcaaagattaaaacctataTCTAAGAAATTCTAACCTAaatctaatcctaattctagagagaagagagagcttatctctctagaaaactaacactaaaactagatctaaactcataatcatcaaaacatgccttccccttcaatccttggtccttTTAAGCATTTTGGCACCAAAGTTGGTTCCAAACTGGGCCCCACAGCCTCTGTGAATTCGCTAGGCACGATTTCACTTAAAACTCACGTGCCAGCACCGACGCGTATGCGTACAGCACGCGTGCGAATCCATGGTGTTTTTAcaatccacgcgtatgcgtctaGTGCGCGTGTGCGTCCATGGACGTATCCCAAATCTCTAGCTTTCCATGATTTCTCCATTTTGCGTgctttctcttcactcctttgatccattcctagcctttttcAATTTGAAATCACTAGtgaacatatcaaggcatctagtggaattaaagtaagattaaaattatgaagtcaagggtctaaaagcatgttttcacatttaagcacaaattaagAGACAACCATGAAactatgctattttattgaataaatgtgaagAAAGGTTaacaaaatactctaaattcattacaagataaaccctaaaaacggGGTTTATCAATAAGTCTGGCAGGCCACGGGGTCTCCCAAAATGTCCTGGGGGTTCAAAGGACGCTCCCCGAAAAGGTATCAAAGGACACCAGCGTTGTCTTTGTCTTCCGACAAACCCTCGTAAGTAACCTTCGTCAAAATCGATGGCCCAGCACCAAAGTTCCTATACGTCGGAAACCGGCTCTCCCCCTCTAGCGTCAACCAAAAAGGATGGTGCCCCCGAGTAGGGCGCACCTAAAAATACTCTCTCCTAAAACCATGGAAGGAGTCCTCATATAAGCCAAATATACGTCGATGGGACTGAGCCCTAAACGATATATACCCCTTCTTATGTTTCCCCTCTTTGGTTGGCAAAGTGCACAacaaaaagtaaagaaagaCGTTAATGGAGATCGGAAGCTCCAGATACTCACATACAATCTCAAATGTATGCATCGTCGCCAAACTATTTGGGTGAAGCTGAGAGAGCGCTACGGAACACCGGCTCAGCAACGCCTGAACAAAGGGTGAAAAAGGGAGTCACACTCCAAGTCGAGTAAACATTGACTTAAAGACCCACATCCAGTCCAGGACGATCGGCGAGTCGAGAttcaagtaacaaaccctttcATCGACCCCGGGGAAGGCGAGCTCGTATTGACGCTCGGCATCACCACCCCCACATACTGCCCCCTGGTCGCGGAGCCACTGAAGATCCACATCCGTCATCCGAGACGACACCCCCAAACATGAATAAAGAGAAGGAATGCCCCTGGTCGGAGCTATCGGAGCACCCACACCCTCAGCCCTCCTTCTAGCGCTAGACATACCTAAAACAGGAGGAGCACCACCATCAGCACACTAAAGCTACACGGCGAGAAACGGTAGAGAAAATGAAAATTACCACCATCTACCACAAGCTACGCCTAAAAACAGTGGTGCTCACCCTCCTCAAAATAAACACCACAAGCGCTATCCAAAACTCAATACtaaaaagcaaagaaaaaagAGCGACAATCCCAGCAcatgcaagaaaagtaaaaataaacaaagataatgaaaacaaaaaagaaggaCACCAACCTGATACAACTAAAACCAAGTCGAAGTAGAACACAAAACCAACGCGCGAATGATAGAGAGAACCAAGAACACCAAAAGCAGAAGACGAAGCGGTTCGATTGATAGCAAAGGTGGAGGAAGAGAAGTGAACCCAAAGAGAGGGAAATGAAAAGAAATATAGAGTTACTAAAgcgttttcgaaaataaaggtcaaagtgaaaagaatgaaacGTCCCCTCGCATTTAATGCCATTATGACGCATTGAAACATGCAAAATCCCCTTCGGGAAGGGTAACGAGCATATGATAAGACGCCCGAGCGTGGTCCCTGAACCAACCACCCGGGACCTGGCATCCTCCTATAGACTCGAAAACCCTGATAAAAGCCACTAGACGGCAGGCAAACGACCTCTAGCGACGAAGACCGACCTTGCTCGCTTTCTCACTGCGGGGGTAATTGTTATGGATCTGGCCCACGGATCCTACATTTGGAGCGGCCTCCCAACCCGGTTATCCCGGTTCAACCCACCTCCCTCTTCTAGAAGGCCCGAACTGGCCTACTAGGCTCTTTAACCAAGATTCAAATTTGAATACCTCCCTTATCTTAaccaaataagataagataagataattagCATCGCCTATATATAGGAGAGCCCCAGGCCTCCTTAGGTACGTCATTCACTCTACACACCTTATACCTCTCAGATCCATTTTGACTTGAACATCgaagtgtctttgcaggtaccaacCCATTGCTCCAAGTCAGATGATCTGACCACTGTTCCGGCCCACAGGTTCACGATCCATCTCACAACCCGTACCGGGGTTCTCCAGTATAGTTAGCTAGAAGAGGGTTTGTTTTGCACTATTTTCCTAAATCAAAATAAACATGTAGTGCCACTGTTATTAAAAGAAGAATACGAAAAAAtttccaaaagaaaaaaatggattttttgaataaagatattttttggacaaataaatactaaaatgaATAAGAGGGAAGAAGATAAGAATAGTGACATTTTGTTGAAGAAGATTTTAGAAAAATGGGTTGAGCATAATAAGAACAGAGATGcacaaataataaaatcaagTAAACAGTaaaaaaatcaagtaaaaaaaatatacctatGGAATGAAATATAGTAAAAATTTTGGAAATTGCTACAACAATGAggtgcaattttattttttgtttctccttttatattttgtttatgtaGTTATTTTATGTCCAATCTCATAAATTTATGTGTCCAGTTTCATAAATTTAAagttttttagaattttgtaactttttcttttatttttttgtttttcctatTTGGTAATAAACATAGAAACTttgaaagaaaatataaaattatttacaaattATAACATAAAGATTTTTGTATCTCTCCCTCATCTTTCTctatttctcttagtttcttttgtttttctttctaaaaacaaagaataaaagagaaaaaactaataaaaatataaaataaaaaagatgaagaagaaaaagaaagaagaagcaaaatagaaaaaatacaaagtagaaaaaaaatagtagccaaaagaaaaaaaataataaatgttataacaacaaaaaaaaaaaaaagaaatgcaTGACACTTTtgtttaggtaattttttttggacCAATGAACAACTAGACCATTTAGTTGGACTTTACCgtaaaaaataagttaattgGTTTTTGGGATTTAAAAGCCCAACAATTATTGgctaaaataatttttcttcctAATTTATTTGTCCAAAAAGTCgtttctattttctttaagCCATGGGCACCTTTAGATACATAGTTAGAAAACAGAACCTTAGAGAAAGAACTAAGAAGTTCACTTCCGCTCGTTACATCCAttaatatatttgattaatGCTTAAAATATTTGTGTTTACAAGAGGGATAATAATATGCTATATGAATATGCTAATTATTAATAAGAGGGTGAGTATTAAACTACAAAATAATTAGCACTACTTTCTCGTGGTTCTGACGGAAGCATCATATGCACCTCCATTTAATTTTAGCCTAGCTAGTTAGGCTCTAACTATGTATATAAATATGGCTTGATCATTATGCTCTTCAACGTCTCAAGTTAAATCGCACATATATTGTGGTTTGTGGTCATTCTTTACACTATTAAGGGGTAAGGCTACAAAGGGAGGCTAAAATGCCTACACTTGTTGCCCAGCCCTATTCTTTGAGCCTCAACCCCGTTCTTACTGCGTCAGGCGTTAAGGGCAAACCAGTAACTTCATTGTCCTCCGAAGGCGATGGAATCTTTGGTTACATTCAATCTGTGATTCATGACAAACAAGAAACGGAATCGCCGTTCATGGTTCTCGATTTAGGGGTAGTTATGGACCTCATGGACAAGTGGCGCACGATGCTTCCAATGGTTCAACCGTTCTATGCGGTAAAGTGCAACCCTGACCCGTCCTTGCTTGGATCATTAGCAGCGATGGGTTCGAGTTTCGATTGCGCCAGCAAATCAGAGATCGAAGCAGTTTTGTCCCTCGGCGTCTCGCCGAATTGCATCATCTACGCTAATCCATGCAAATCGGAGTCGCACATTAAGTACGCCGCTAGCGTCGGTGTCAACGTAACAACCTTTGATTCAGAATATGAGGTTGAAAAGATCCGAAAATGGCACCCTGAATGCGAGCTTCTCCTCCGCATAAAACCTCCAGAAGATGGTGGTGCGCGATGTGCATTAGGTCGCAAATATGGCGCACTACCGGAGGAAGTTCCGACGCTCCTCCAAGCCGCAAACGATGCAGGCTTGAAGGTCATCGGAGTTTCCTTCCACATCGGTAGTGGAGATGCCGATTCGAGAGCCTACCATGGCGCCATCGCTGCCGCTAAAGGAGTTTTTGAAATGGCTTCTCAATTAGGCATGGCTAAAATGCACGTGCTGGATATTGGTGGAGGCTTCACATCTGGCCCAGGGTTCGATGCAGCTGCAATGCACGTGAACAAAGCTCTTGAATCCAACTTTGGAAACGAAGAGGGCATAACGGTAATTGGAGAACCAGGCCGTTACTTTGCGGAAACGGCTTTTACGTTCGCGACAAAGATCATTGGGAAGCGCGTGAGGGGAGAGTTGAGGGAGTATTGGATTAGCGATGGGATTTACGGGAGTTTTAACTGCATAATGTTCGACTTTGCAACCGTCACGTGCAGGCCTCTGGTTACGTGCGGTGAGAATATGGTTCCCATGTGCTTTAAAGACTCGAAAACATTCTCGTCTACTGTGTTTGGGCCCACATGTGATTCGCTTGATACGGTGCTGAGGAACACGCAGCTTCCCGAGCTGCATGCGAATGACTGGCTTGTGTTCCCTAACATGGGTGCTTATACCACCGCTGCAGGGAGCAATTTCAATGGGTTTAGTGCTTCAGCCATCACTACCTACCTTGTATATTCAACTCCTATAGCCTAGGGAAAAGACTTAGTTATGAGTTCTCATCCATATGGCTTAGATTAACTTGATAGGCTACAACAAGATCtatattttgtaattttgaATTATACGTCTGCATCAAAAGTAGTAGCGTGAGGTTCTCAATCTCAGTTTGCatctgtgtgtgtgttttttttttcctttttgtttttttttttatctttctttttaatttgaTGACCAAAGTTATGGgtaagaaattaaaattgataatacactacaagaaaaatacccattcaggtacacttggaaagtgtagccaaaagtgaaaaaagatgatgccttaggctacggctacgctttttggagtgattcctattcggccgttgcctattctcaaaggctacgcttttctgcaccaagggctacgcttttggcgtttgggaataggctacgcttttcaagtgatgctgtccaggaccaaaggctacgcttttcagttttcatttttccagaataggctacgcttttcaacgctactgcatcacttgtaaaacgtagccacattgtataccatagctactttttataaacgtagccttaggtccctcttttttttttgtatactatagctactgtatataagtgtagccttaggtctcgttttttttttgtgtactATAACTActgtatataagtgtagccttaggtcttatttttttctgtatatatatatatttaattatctaataattattaatacaacataatagttaatatgattacatgtataataattctgtatttttatttaaatgagttaaatattacaaaataaaaataaatacataattatactgaATAATTTCTCTAAATAACAAATTATCTGTAAACAATATATATTTACAATGATCCAAAAATACTAGAATAGAAGTTAATTTTGAATATTCATACATCTCACACTAAATTAAGCATACCTTTATCAAAATAAACATGAAATCACTTAGAATTTACTACTAATACTCTacgaaaactaaattaaaatattatatcctACATAAATATCttctaataaaaattcaaaatgttAAAGTCATTCctaactttttattattagtgCTCAATCCACATATGATAGATCAtgagaaagtaaaataaataaattactaGTGTTAGTtctttttcattgaaaaaaaacGTGTGGTGTGACTTGCTTCCCTCAGAGACAATGGCCAACACGAGTTGTGACTTGTTATGCTCAACTTCACAGGAAACAAGGGGTGTCCCATTGAAACCCAAAACCTGTAACAGAATAAACAGAAATAAATAGATATATAACAGCAAGAAAATGAAATGCTAAATAATGAGTAGAAAATTTTGGTCAACTACGAGAATACAGCAGATAAAGTAAAGGAAGAACCATTCAATATGCCAGgcaaacaaaagaacaaaatattcaaatccttgATGGGAAAGATagtatatcattttgaagcaaCAAGTTGAGTGGCAAACTCAATAAGTATCCATGTAGGATAGAGATAACTAAAAGATTACTACTAAAACCACTTCATCATAACAACTGAAATCAACGTCAGGAAATTCAAGATCACATTATAGGCAAATGTCAACCAGCACAATCCCTTGAAGGCATAAACACATTATGAAAAAATTCAACTTTATTTTGTCCAttgcatattatatatataaacatgaAGGAAATGTAAACATACGGGTCTGCACGGCTGAGTCTGCAGAGTTCACAATAAAATTTATCAGGTACTGGCAGGACACCTTCCATAGGTTTTTCTGGAACAATAACACAATTTATGTGCTGCCACACATGGCATCGTGGATCGTCACACTACaataagatgagaaaaaaataaattccaTAATGAAATGTCGAATATAGGAAACAAGAGGTCCTATTGAAAGTACGTGCAATTTAAAAGAACATCTGCAAATGCACATTACTGCTATCTGATTGAAAGGAATCATCTTTTTCACCTTTAATTTTCACATTACTGCTATCTGAGGCTCCCTGTCCCTTTGATGCAAGGTCAGTGGCACCAGATATCTGCATTTTTCTGGGCCAAGAAAAAAAGGTGAACAAAGAACCAACATAAACCAGACACAAATATATGCACCGCATATGACTATCTAAGTATTTTATATCAAACAGAATACCATCAAACTTGTTGCCAAGACTTACCTATACGTGTCGTCCACTAATTTTGCCACCTGTTCTTTTCCAATAGCATTCTTCTTGGCAAACATTTTGGATACTGGGGGAAAATGTGACAAGTTGGTTAAGTTTAACAGAACAATGAGAGAGGAACACAAGAAAACTAACTCCGCATATTAAAATCATGAAATAGTGCACAAATGCTGAATAGGTCAAATGTTTATGATTCACCACACTGCATCTGAGAAAAAGTTGCCAAGATTCCTAAACTATGCCAAACCAGCTTTAAACATAAATTTGAGGCACAAATAAAGCCATGATGGGAACAAACAGCTTAGAATTTTCAAACCAACAACAAGGGCTAACTATTGCCACAAATGAAACTACATGACCTTACCAAGAGACTCCCATCAAAACTTGAATAAAATTCAACAACACAAACTAAAATTGACAAGTTCAGCTAGATATTGGAAAAACATGTAGAAATTTTGAaggaattaaaaatttaattccTGACTCTGTTATACTTATTGCCGTATATGGATTTATCatcttcaaaattaaattatgaaGGGTTTAAGTTTGGCAAGAAACTCATGCTTCTCATGGTGGTTTATAATTTCAAACCGATCTTATTAACTGCGTGAAAAATACTTCTAGTATTACTAATTAAAAAGGCCTCAAAGTTTGATTTAGTGGCTTTATTAGTTCACTGAGGAATTTTCTTCACTCTTGCACACCAAGAGCCTGGCTGTTCTCAAGAAACAGGTAGGTAAATGAGCATTGGAATTTGGAATCGGTAGCAACAAGTCTTATGAATGAATATGAGATttgatattataatttttaattgtagTTGATAAGAAGAAAGATGGTTAAAAGTGCCAAAGAAAGCATAAAGCAGCAAGCCAGCAAATCAGAAATCTATGAGAATCTGCAGGCTGTGTTTATAGAAATGGATAGCACTCAAGATATAAGCATAAGCCTTCAAACCTTGTCCTAATTGAAGAATAGCTAAGTTCATATTATTTATCTTGAATTATGATTTTTCACAGAACTATTCAGTGGCCAAAGAACTAGCTGAATTAAATAAATCATAAACT is a window from the Arachis stenosperma cultivar V10309 chromosome 3, arast.V10309.gnm1.PFL2, whole genome shotgun sequence genome containing:
- the LOC130969872 gene encoding ornithine decarboxylase-like: MPTLVAQPYSLSLNPVLTASGVKGKPVTSLSSEGDGIFGYIQSVIHDKQETESPFMVLDLGVVMDLMDKWRTMLPMVQPFYAVKCNPDPSLLGSLAAMGSSFDCASKSEIEAVLSLGVSPNCIIYANPCKSESHIKYAASVGVNVTTFDSEYEVEKIRKWHPECELLLRIKPPEDGGARCALGRKYGALPEEVPTLLQAANDAGLKVIGVSFHIGSGDADSRAYHGAIAAAKGVFEMASQLGMAKMHVLDIGGGFTSGPGFDAAAMHVNKALESNFGNEEGITVIGEPGRYFAETAFTFATKIIGKRVRGELREYWISDGIYGSFNCIMFDFATVTCRPLVTCGENMVPMCFKDSKTFSSTVFGPTCDSLDTVLRNTQLPELHANDWLVFPNMGAYTTAAGSNFNGFSASAITTYLVYSTPIA